In Miscanthus floridulus cultivar M001 chromosome 5, ASM1932011v1, whole genome shotgun sequence, one genomic interval encodes:
- the LOC136452338 gene encoding peptidyl-prolyl cis-trans isomerase CYP57-like yields the protein MSSVYVLEPPTKGKVVVQTTAGPLDIELWPKEAPKAARNFVQLCLEGYYDGTLFHRVIKDFLVQGGDPTGSGTGGESMYGAPFADEFHSRLRFNHRGLVACANAGTPHSNGSQFFITLDRCDWLDKKNTIFGKVTGDSIFNLLSLADVETDKDDRPVYPQKILSVEVLWDPFEDIVPRQLKKAESVAKADAEVKPKKKAVKQLNVLSFGDEVEEEENEADTSVQAKIKSIHDVLDDPRFLKGEPEDVQLSKEQEEKKKDTVQTVRDALISKRVESREQEHAPVSDDYPEDENEEDFDNRMRSQILKKRRELGDVPRETSEADKPHHKDKDLSDRRSNIQHRRDNDEDDDQEHELQKAKKLSLKKKGAGSEASAERMSKADANLQLLNPAEQERHLQKQKKRRLQGREDETLAKLQKFKSSFLSKNLATNHVKEKNPSTDKLEKEDEEEDDYKGWHTNRLSFLPSSSKDGMARKDDPDDYVVVDPLLEKGKEKFNKMEAKLKRREREWAGRSLT from the exons ATGTCGTCGGTGTACGTGCTTGAGCCCCCGACGAAGGGGAAGGTGGTGGTGCAGACGACGGCCGGCCCGCTCGACATCGAGCTGTGGCCCAAGGAGGCCCCCAAGGCGGCGCGCAACTTCGTGCAGCTCTGCCTCGAGGGCTACTACGACGGCACCCTCTTCCACCGCGTCATCAAGGACTTCCTCGTTCAGGGCGGCGACCCCACCGGCTCCGGCACTG GGGGTGAGAGCATGTATGGGGCGCCATTTGCGGATGAGTTCCACTCACGGCTGAGGTTTAACCACAGGGGTTTAGTGGCTTGTGCCAATGCTGGCACACCTCATTCTAACGGAAGCCAGTTCTTTATCACCCTTGACCGTTGTGATTGGCTTGATAAGAAGAACACCATCTTTGGGAAG GTTACTGGTGATTCTATTTTCAACCTTCTTTCCTTGGCTGACGTTGAGACTGATAAGGATGATCGACCTGTGTACCCGCAGAAAATTCTTTCAGTCGAG GTTCTCTGGGACCCATTTGAGGATATTGTTCCAAGGCAACTTAAGAAGGCCGAGTCTGTTGCCAAGGCTGATGCTGAGGTGAAACCTAAGAAGAAAGCAGTTAA GCAACTTAACGTCCTCTCATTTGGTGATGAAGTAGAAGAGGAGGAGAATGAGGCAGATACCTCTGTTCAGGCCAAAATAAAAAGTATTCATGATGTGTTGGATGATCCCCGCTTTCTTAAAGGGGAACCAGAGGATGTACAGTTG TCCAAGGAGCAAGAGGAGAAGAAAAAGGATACTGTTCAAACTGTCAGGGATGCTTTGATCTCAAAGAGAGTTGAATCAAGAGAGCAAGAGCATGCTCCAGTGTCTGATGATTATCCTGAAGACGAGAATGAAGAGGATTTTGACAACAGGATGCGCTCACAAATCCTTAAAAAACGTAGAGAGCTTGGTGATGTCCCTCGTGAAACATCTGAAGCAG ATAAACCACATCATAAGGATAAGGATCTATCAGACCGCAGGTCCAATATCCAACATAG GAGGGAcaatgatgaggacgatgatCAGGAGCATGAGCTACAAAAGGCTAAAAAACTATCCTTGAAGAAAAAAGGTGCTGGCTCAGAAGCGAGTGCCGAGAGGATGTCCAAAGCAGATGCTAATTTGCAGCTACTAAATCCTGCTGAACAAGAGAGACATTTGCAAAAACAGAAAAAACGTCGACTCCAAGGCCGCGAAGACGAG ACTCTAGCGAAGTTACAGAAGTTCAAGTCTTCTTTCCTCAGTAAGAATCTTGCTACCAATCATGTCAAAGAAAAGAATCCTTCTACTGATAAGTTGGAAAAGGAAGATGAAGAGGAGGATGACTACAAAGGGTGGCACACAAACCGGCTATCTTTCTTACCCAGTTCTTCCAAG GATGGAATGGCAAGGAAAGACGATCCAGATGACTATGTAGTGGTAGACCCACTTCTggagaaaggaaaagaaaaattcaacAAGATGGAAGCAAAGCTTAAACGGAGAGAGCGCGAATGGGCAGGCAGATCTCTCACCTGA